Proteins found in one Choristoneura fumiferana chromosome 16, NRCan_CFum_1, whole genome shotgun sequence genomic segment:
- the LOC141436377 gene encoding juvenile hormone esterase-like yields MVKVQVQQGWLEGDRLEVVTKDGHYYSFKGIPYAAPPVGKLRFKAPQPPLSWKGVRKAVEHGPISPQEDLLTKELITGSEDCLFLNVYSPDLEPKTPLPVMFFIHGGGYRSGSGNDSFYGPDFLVKHGVVLVTINYRLGPFGFLCLDTEDVPGNAGLKDQVAALKWVKENINKFGGDPSNVTVFGESAGGASTALHILSPLSKGLFKRSISMSGTPSCDWSVAFQPAKRAFTLGKILGFETNDPAKLLEFLQSVPAEKLIVTNPTVLSFEEKAINILKMYHFTPVVEKNFGQDYFINEEPLQILKQGRTNTVDVLIGYTSEEALLGIPAFESELIKLYNRYPEILVPRELLYQCTPNKILELSEKIHDHYFGKKPLNVGTMKEFVGYVSETAFVYDIQRFLEKLTKHAKNKTYLYRFSSVSERNIFGINGAKFGIPGASHLDDLMYLFHANSANLPTDKNSKGYKLVQLACTVFTNFAKYGNPTPNASLPKWPTYDNTTKSYGDISDTVKVGQALDSQAVAFWKTLFDAAGVEF; encoded by the exons ATGGTGAAAGTGCAGGTACAGCAGGGTTGGCTGGAAGGAGACCGGCTCGAGGTGGTGACTAAGGATGGACACTACTACAGCTTCAAGGGGATACCCTACGCAGCCCCACCCGTGGGCAAGCTTCGGTTTAAG gCACCTCAACCACCTCTGTCATGGAAAGGCGTAAGAAAAGCAGTTGAACATGGCCCCATAAGTCCCCAAGAGGACTTACTAACTAAAGAACTGATCACCGGAAGTGAGGACTGTTTATTCCTGAACGTGTACTCGCCAGATCTAGAGCCAAAGACGCCGCTACCAGTGATGTTTTTCATCCACGGCGGAGGCTACAGAAGTGGCTCTGGAAACGACTCCTTCTATGGACCGGATTTCTTAGTTAAACACGGCGTGGTTCTTGTTACAATCAATTACAGATTAGGACCCTTTGGATTCCTCTGCCTGGACACCGAAGATGTTCCCGGAAATGCCGGATTAAAAGACCAAGTTGCAGCTCTGAAATGGGTGaaagaaaatataaacaagTTTGGTGGTGATCCTTCTAATGTAACTGTTTTTGGAGAGAGCGCCGGAGGAGCTTCAACTGCTCTGCACATTTTATCTCCGTTGTCGAAAGGATTGTTCAAGAGGTCTATTTCAATGAGCGGTACACCTTCTTGCGACTGGTCCGTGGCTTTTCAACCAGCTAAAAGAGCATTCACACTCGGCAAAATATTAGGATTTGAAACTAATGATCCAGCTAAACTTTTGGAGTTTCTCCAAAGCGTTCCAGCAGAAAAACTTATTGTTACCAATCCTACGGTATTAAGTTTTGAAGAAAAGGCCAtcaacattttaaaaatgtaccatTTTACCCCTGTGGTTGAAAAAAACTTTGGacaagattattttattaacgaAGAGcctttgcaaattttgaaacaagGAAGAACTAATACTGTTGACGTGCTAATAGGGTACACTAGTGAAGAAGCTCTTCTCGGAATACCAGCTTTTGAAAGCGAGTTGATCAAACTGTACAACCGGTACCCAGAGATACTAGTACCAAGAGAACTTCTCTATCAGTGTACTCCGAATAAGATTCTGGAACTGTCCGAAAAAATTCATGATCATTATTTTGGCAAGAAACCGCTCAATGTGGGGACCATGAAAGAATTTGTTGGCTATGTCTCTGAAACTGCATTCGTATATGATATTCAGAGGTTCCTAGAAAAATTAACGAAACAtgccaaaaacaaaacatatttgtATAGATTCTCTAGTGTTTCTGAGCGAAACATTTTTGGCATCAACGGTGCTAAGTTTGGTATTCCTGGTGCCAGCCACTTGGATGACTTGATGTACCTCTTCCACGCCAACAGCGCAAATTTGCCGACTGACAAGAACAGCAAAGGATATAAATTGGTTCAGCTAGCTTGCACAGTCTTCACCAATTTCGCAAAATATGG CAATCCAACTCCTAATGCGTCTCTGCCGAAGTGGCCGACCTACGACAACACCACCAAGAGTTATGGCGACATCAGCGACACCGTGAAGGTTGGCCAAGCACTGGACTCTCAAGCAGTGGCGTTCTGGAAGACCCTATTTGATGCAGCTGGAGTTGAATTCTAA
- the LOC141436378 gene encoding juvenile hormone esterase-like, translating to MVKVQVQQGWLEGDRREVVTKDGHYYSFKGIPYAAPPVGKLRFKAPQPPVSWESVRKAVEHGPVSPQEDIFTKELNLGNEDCLYLNVYSPDLEPKTLMPVMFFIHGGGYRSGSGNDSHYGPDFLVKHGVVLVTINYRLEAFGFLCLDTKDVPGNAGLKDQVAALKWVQGNISKFGGDPSNVTIFGESAGGASAALHILSPLSKGLFKRSIPMSGVPLCDWSVAFQPAKRAFTLGKILGFETDDPAELLEFLQSVPTEKLILTNPCVMSFEEKANNVFKMYHFTPVVEKDFGQDYFIKDEPLQMLKQGKTNAVDVLIGYTSQESLLGIPSMEHGLLQQYNRYPEILVPRKLLYQCTPNKILELSQKIHDHYFGKKPINVEIMKEFVGYVSDTSFIYDIHRFVGKLPKNDNNKTFLYRFSSVSERNIYGAIGAKYGLIGASHLEDLMYLFHANYANVPIDKNNKGYKMIQLACTVFTNFAKYGNPTPDASLPTWPTYDNTTKSYGDITETVTIGQSLHSQIEAFWKTIFDAAGVEF from the exons ATGGTGAAAGTGCAGGTACAGCAGGGTTGGCTGGAAGGAGACCGCCGCGAGGTGGTGACTAAGGATGGACACTACTACAGCTTCAAGGGGATACCCTACGCAGCCCCACCCGTGGGCAAGCTTCGGTTTAAG GCGCCTCAACCACCCGTCTCGTGGGAAAGCGTAAGAAAGGCAGTTGAACATGGCCCAGTGAGTCCCCAAGAGGACATATTCACTAAAGAACTGAACCTCGGCAATGAGGACTGCTTATACCTCAATGTGTACTCACCAGACCTCGAGCCAAAGACTCTGATGCCCGTAATGTTCTTCATCCACGGCGGAGGCTACAGAAGCGGCTCTGGAAACGACTCCCACTATGGCCCAGATTTCTTAGTAAAACACGGCGTGGTTCTTGTAACAATCAACTATAGATTAGAAGCCTTTGGATTCCTTTGCCTGGACACCAAAGACGTACCCGGAAATGCTGGATTAAAAGACCAAGTAGCAGCTCTAAAATGGGTGCAAGGGAATATAAGCAAATTTGGTGGTGATCCTTCTAATGTAACGATTTTTGGAGAGAGCGCTGGAGGAGCTTCAGCTGCCCTCCATATTTTATCTCCGCTGTCGAAGGGATTATTCAAAAGGTCCATTCCGATGAGTGGTGTCCCTTTGTGCGACTGGTCTGTGGCCTTTCAGCCAGCTAAGCGAGCATTTACTCTCGGCAAAATATTAGGATTTGAAACTGACGATCCAGCTGAACTACTAGAGTTTCTGCAAAGCGTTCCAACAGAAAAACTTATCCTTACTAATCCTTGTGTAATGAGTTTTGAAGAAAAGGCCAACAACGTTTTTAAAATGTACCATTTTACACCTGTGGTTGAAAAAGACTTTGGacaagattattttattaaagatgAACCTTTGCAAATGTTGAAACAAGGAAAAACTAATGCAGTTGATGTGTTAATAGGGTATACGAGTCAAGAATCTCTTCTCGGAATACCATCTATGGAACACGGGTTGCTGCAACAGTATAACCGATACCCAGAGATATTAGTGCCAAGAAAACTTCTCTATCAGTGTACTCCGAACAAGATTCTGGAACTTTCTCAAAAAATTCATGATCATTATTTTGGTAAGAAACCAATCAATGTGGAGATCATGAAAGAGTTTGTTGGCTACGTCTCTGATACTTCGTTCATATACGATATTCACAGGTTCGTaggaaaattaccaaaaaatgacaataacaaaacatttttgtatAGATTCTCTAGTGTTTCTGAGCGAAACATTTATGGCGCTATTGGTGCTAAATATGGGCTTATTGGTGCAAGCCACTTGGAAGACTTGATGTACCTCTTCCATGCCAACTATGCAAACGTGCCGATTGACAAGAACAACAAAGGATATAAAATGATTCAACTGGCTTGCACAGTCTTCACTAATTTTGCAAAATATGG caACCCAACCCCTGATGCATCTCTGCCGACGTGGCCGACCTATGACAACACCACAAAGAGTTATGGGGACATAACCGAAACTGTGACCATTGGCCAGTCCCTGCACTCTCAAATAGAAGCGTTCTGGAAGACTATATTCGATGCAGCTGGAGTTGAATTCTAA
- the LOC141436376 gene encoding juvenile hormone esterase-like: MVNKSLRVLIQQGWLEGEKKLLITGNGTYYSFKGIPYAAPPVGRWRFKEPQPPGSWTGIRKATEHGPVCPQFDLLKNQICPGSEDCLYLNVYTRDLKPEKQFAVMVFIHGGGFKLGSGNDDNYGPDFLVEHDVVLVTINYRLDVLGFLCLDTIDVPGNAGMKDQVAALKWVKNNINQFGGDPRNITVFGQSAGGASTSLHVISPLSNGLFNRALTMSGTAFSEWAMTERPLERAFALGRKLGINTEDPVKLQKFLQNVPVEKLVNIQIALNDYEEKTNYMWRVNQFGPTVEKRLGQDAFLVENPLDLLTKGAGKDIDVMIGYTNEEGILGISTFAKTWVDSFSKTPDLFLPASIVTNSTPDKVSELSQRAFNRYFGDKDLNEQCVRGIVTYMTEKAIYPIKKYIHLLSKSSKSRRYFYRFCCLSDRNIYGLPGQQYGIAGASHLDDMVYLFDPKQLNLKLDTNSQTYDMIKLSCKVFTNFAKFGNPTPDSSLGVKWPEYSNYSNNHLDISDKLILGTNVDEDVVAFWQKIFQDASTPNDNFLSIKS; this comes from the exons atggttAACAAAAGTTTGAGAGTGTTGATACAACAAGGATGGCTGGAAGGAGAGAAAAAACTGCTGATCACAGGGAATGGAACCTACTACAGCTTCAAGGGCATACCGTATGCAGCACCACCTGTTGGAAGATGGCGATTCAAG GAACCCCAGCCACCTGGTTCTTGGACAGGCATTAGAAAAGCAACTGAACACGGACCAGTATGTCCTCAATTCGACTTGCTGAAAAACCAGATCTGCCCCGGAAGCGAAGACTGTCTATATTTAAACGTTTATACAAGAGATCTAAAGCCTGAAAAACAGTTCGCAGTCATGGTTTTCATTCATGGAGGAGGGTTCAAATTGGGATCTGGAAATGATGATAATTACGGACCAGATTTTCTAGTTGAGCATGATGTAGTTTTAGTGACGATTAATTATCGGCTTGACGTATTGGGATTTCTATGTTTGGATACAATAGATGTGCCTGGTAATGCGGGAATGAAGGACCAAGTGGCAGCATTGAAatgggttaaaaataatattaaccaGTTTGGTGGTGACCCTCGTAACATTACAGTTTTTGGTCAAAGTGCTGGTGGAGCATCCACTTCACTTCACGTCATATCGCCCCTTTCTAATGGACTCTTCAATAGAGCACTAACAATGAGCGGAACTGCGTTCAGTGAATGGGCGATGACAGAACGACCCCTAGAACGAGCCTTTGCTCTCGGTAGAAAACTGGGAATAAATACTGAAGATCCCGTTAAACTTCAGAAATTCCTTCAAAATGTTCCAGTGGAGAAACTTGTTAATATTCAAATAGCTCTTAACGATTATGAAGAGAAAACAAATTACATGTGGAGAGTCAATCAGTTCGGCCCAACTGTAGAAAAGAGGCTAGGGCAAGACGCATTCTTAGTAGAAAATCCATTAGATCTCCTGACGAAAGGTGCAGGCAAAGACATAGATGTAATGATAGGGTATACGAACGAAGaaggtatattaggtatttCAACATTTGCAAAAACTTGGGTTGACTCATTTAGCAAAACTCCAGATCTTTTTCTTCCTGCGAGCATTGTTACCAACAGTACTCCGGATAAAGTTTCAGAACTTTCTCAAAGAGCTTTCAATCGCTATTTTGGAGACAAGGACTTAAATGAACAATGTGTCAGGGGAATTGTGACGTATATGACAGAAAAAGCTATTTATCCTATCAAGAAGTATATCCATCTCCTCTCAAAATCTAGTAAATCTAGAAGATACTTTTACAGATTTTGTTGCCTGTCCGATAGAAACATTTATGGTTTGCCTGGCCAGCAATATGGAATCGCAGGAGCTAGTCATTTAGATGACATGGTATATCTCTTTGATCCAAAGCAACTAAACTTGAAGTTGGATACAAATAGCCAGACATATGACATGATCAAACTGTCGTGTAAAGTTTTTACTAATTTTGCAAAATTCGG GAATCCAACTCCTGATTCTTCACTGGGTGTGAAGTGGCCTGAGTACAGTAACTACTCAAATAATCACTTAGATATTAGCGACAAACTAATCTTGGGCACAAACGTCGACGAAGACGTAGTCGCCTTTTGGCAAAAGATATTTCAAGATGCGTCAACGCCAAATGACAATTTCTTGTCAATCAAAAGTTAA
- the LOC141436602 gene encoding juvenile hormone esterase-like, translating into MVNSLRVCVKQGWLEGERKELVTGNGSYYSFKGIPYAAPPVGRWRFKAPQPPVSWTGVRKATEHGPVCPQYDFILKEICPGDEDCLYLNVYTKQLKPEKPLAVMVFIHGGGFKWGSGNDDNYGPDFLVEEDVVLVTINYRLDVFGFLCLDTRDVPGNAGMKDQVAALKWIKNNIQQFGGDPRNITIFGESAGGASTTFHVVSPLAKGLFNRALTMSGTALNEWAMSEDAVDRALALGKKLGIDTEDPVELLNFLQSVPAEELINTKITLNEYEEKTAMWKINYFSPIIEKKLGQEPFLAEHPVELLKKGAGKDVDVMIGYTDEEGLFGISLFSDSLTDVFSKPLIFYCPLASSAERAYTRYFGDKNLNEKGIRGFVTFASEMGIYPIKEFAKLLSKSAKSRRYFYRFCCLSERNIYGAHGQKYDITGASHLDDMVYLFDPKRFNLKLDVTSKTYDMIKLSCKVFTNFAKFGNPTPDSSLGVKWPVYSNYSRNHVDIGETLTLGNDLDEEMFAFWKQIHKDAVTA; encoded by the exons ATGGTGAACAGTTTAAGAGTGTGCGTAAAGCAAGGGTGGCTGGAAGGAGAGAGAAAAGAGTTAGTCACAGGGAACGGATCCTACTATAGCTTCAAGGGTATACCCTATGCGGCCCCGCCAGTTGGGAGGTGGCGATTCAAG GCACCACAACCACCTGTTTCTTGGACGGGAGTAAGAAAAGCAACGGAACATGGGCCAGTATGTCCTCAGTATGACTTCATACTCAAAGAGATCTGCCCAGGAGATGAAGACTGCCTTTACTTAAACGTTTATACCAAACAACTAAAGCCAGAGAAACCACTAGCTGTAATGGTTTTTATTCATGGGGGAGGCTTCAAATGGGGCTCTGGAAACGATGATAACTATGGACCAGATTTCCTAGTAGAAGAAGATGTGGTCTTAGTGACGATCAATTATCGGCTGGATGTATTTGGATTTCTATGTTTAGACACAAGAGATGTGCCTGGTAATGCCGGAATGAAAGACCAAGTAGCAGCATTGAAATGgatcaaaaataatattcagCAATTTGGTGGTGATCCTCGCAATATTACAATTTTTGGGGAGAGTGCAGGTGGAGCTTCTACTACATTTCATGTCGTATCGCCTCTCGCTAAAGGGCTTTTCAATAGAGCACTAACAATGAGTGGAACTGCGCTAAATGAATGGGCAATGTCAGAAGATGCAGTGGATAGAGCCTTGGCTCTAGGTAAAAAACTAGGAATAGATACGGAAGACCCTGTCGAACTCCTTAATTTTCTACAGAGCGTTCCGGCTGAAgaattaataaatacaaaaataactcTAAATGAATACGAAGAAAAAACTGCTATGTGGAAAATCAACTATTTTTCGCCAATAATAGAGAAAAAGCTCGGCCAAGAGCCGTTCTTAGCTGAGCATCCTGTCGAGCTTCTAAAAAAAGGTGCTGGCAAAGACGTCGATGTTATGATTGGTTATACTGACGAAGAAGGATTATTTGGAATCTCGTTGTTTTCAGACAGTTTGACTGACgtttttagcaaacccctgatCTTTTACTGCCCGCTAGCATCGTCA GCTGAAAGAGCGTACACTCGCTATTTTGGGGACaagaatttaaatgaaaaaggaATCAGAGGATTCGTCACCTTCGCATCAGAAATGGGAATTTATCCCATTAAAGAGTTCGCCAAACTTTTGTCGAAGTCTGCGAAATCTAGAAGATACTTTTACAGATTTTGTTGCCTATCCGAAAGGAACATTTACGGTGCGCACGGCCAGAAATACGATATAACAGGAGCCAGTCATTTGGACGATATGGTGTATCTTTTTGACCCGAAACGGTTCAATTTAAAACTGGACGTAACCAGCAAGACTTATGATATGATCAAACTATCATGTAAAGTTTTTACCAATTTTGCAAAATTTGG aaacCCGACCCCTGATTCGTCTCTTGGTGTAAAGTGGCCTGTCTACAGCAACTACTCAAGGAACCACGTTGACATTGGAGAAACTTTGACGCTTGGTAACGATCTTGATGAAGAAATGTTCGCCTTCTGGAAGCAGATACATAAAGACGCAGTAACGGCTTAA
- the LOC141436356 gene encoding LOW QUALITY PROTEIN: esterase B1-like (The sequence of the model RefSeq protein was modified relative to this genomic sequence to represent the inferred CDS: deleted 1 base in 1 codon) gives MKMPDKNPRVLVQQGWLQGEKKEVVTGDGHYYSFKGIPYAAAPIGNLRFKAPQPPAVWTGIRKATQHGPVCPQYNYLTLAVVPGSEDCLYLNVYTPKITPQKVLPVMVFIHGGGFKFGSGNDDNYGPDFLVKQDVVIVTFNYRLEVLGFLCLDTEDVPGNAGMKDQVAALKWIKENIQKFGGDPYNVTIFGESAGGASTSYHIISPLSKGLFNRAIAMSGVALTDWAMAYEGRTRAFTLGKQLGIETEDPQVLLEFLQNVPVEKLVNTNPSLHKFEEMCSKMVKMSYFAPVVEKQLGQKAFLPEHPEHLLVSGAGSEVDVMIGYTSEEGLLGISAYELLFMPLFHKHPELFAPFRIMMSNNTPEKIWELSHRIREYYFKEKPVDSKGLAEFVKYVSDSSTIYDLDRFMELLSKSTNAKRYFYRFCCVSDRNIYGMEGLKYGITGASHLDDMVYLFDPKEKKLKIDVTSNAYKMIELSCKVFTNFAKFG, from the exons ATGAAGATGCCTGATAAGAATCCAAGGGTATTGGTGCAGCAAGGCTGGCTTCAGGGCGAGAAGAAAGAAGTAGTGACGGGAGATGGACACTACTACAGCTTCAAGGGTATACCTTACGCTGCAGCTCCCATTGGAAACCTCCGATTTAAG GCACCACAACCACCCGCCGTTTGGACTGGTATACGGAAAGCAACTCAACATGGACCCGTTTGTCCCCAGTATAACTACTTAACACTCGCCGTGGTCCCTGGAAGCGAAGATTGTCTCTACCTAAACGTTTACACCCCAAAAATAACGCCGCAGAAAGTACTACCTGTCATGGTGTTCATACACGGAGGAGGTTTCAAATTTGGCTCAGGAAATGACGACAATTATGGACCTGATTTCCTTGTAAAACAAGACGTCGTTATAGTTACTTTTAACTACAGACTTGAGGTCTTAGGTTTCCTCTGTCTAGACACTGAAGACGTGCCAGGCAATGCCGGTATGAAAGACCAAGTAGCAGCTCTGAAATGGATCAAAGAAAACATACAAAAGTTTGGCGGTGATCCGTACAATGTGACTATTTTTGGAGAAAGTGCTGGCGGTGCGTCTACATCTTACCACATCATATCACCACTTTCTAAGGGTCTATTTAACAGGGCCATCGCGATGAGTGGAGTTGCTCTCACAGACTGGGCCATGGCTTACGAAGGTAGAACACGTGCTTTCACATTAGGAAAACAATTAGGTATCGAAACTGAAGACCCGCAAGTACTTCTCGAGTTTCTACAAAATGTTCCAGTAGAAAAATTAGTAAACACTAATCCTTCTTTGCACAAATTTGAGGAGATGTGTAGTAAAATGGTTAAAATGAGTTATTTTGCCCCTGTCGTTGAAAAGCAGTTGGGACAAAAAGCATTCCTACCTGAACATCCTGAGCATCTCTTGGTAAGCGGAGCAGGAAGTGAAGTAGATGTGATGATAGGTTACACAAGTGAAGAAGGTCTTCTAGGAATTTCAGCGtacgaattattatttatgCCATTGTTTCACAAACATCCAGAATTGTTTGCACCATTTAGGATTATGATGAGCAATAATACACCTGAAAAGATTTGGGAGCTGTCTCATCGAATTCGCGAGTATTACTTTAAAGAGAAGCCAGTTGACTCGAAAGGTCTCGCGGAGTTTGTCAAATATGTTTCAGATTCCAGTACCATTTATGAT CTCGATCGTTTTATGGAGTTATTATCAAAATCAACCAATGCCAAGAGATACTTCTACAGATTTTGTTGCGTGTCAGATAGAAACATTTACGGTATGGAAGGTCTGAAATATGGAATCACAGGGGCTAGCCATTTGGACGACATGGTGTACCTTTTTGACCCGAaagagaaaaaattaaagatagATGTCACCAGTAACGCATATAAGATGATTGAATTGTCCTGCAAAGTATTTACCAACTTCGCTAAATTCGGGTAA